GAGCGCGTGCGCGCGTTCGAGAGCTTCTACGAGTCGGAGCGGCGGCGCATCGAGAGCGTGGACCCGGCGCTGCTCTCGCCCGCCTCCATGGCCGCGCTGCTGCGCGACGTGGAGCACCTCCTGGACGAGGCCGGCGCCGTCATGCTCACGGTCTACGGCAACCTGCTGGCCAGCGTGGTGCTGCTGCAGGGCGTTCTGGCGCTGGTGGTCAGCGAGCAGGCCGACACGGTGCAGCGTGACCTCTTGGGGGGCCTGGCCGACGTGGACAGCGCGGCGCCCGGCGTGACCCTCTATCACATCGCCGAGAGCATCGCGCGCGAGCCCGCCGTGCGCGACGTCATCCTGGGCCAGCCTGCCGGAGAGCTGCGCGTGGCCTCGCTGCCCGATGGCCCCACGCGGCGCAGCCTGCAGCGCTTCCTCGAAGCTTATGGGCACCGTGGCACGCGCGAGGCCGAGGTGGCCGTGGCGCGCTGGGCCGAGGACCCCACGCTGCTGTTCGCCACGCTGCAGATCCACCTTCGCCAGGCGGCGAGCGGAGCGCCCCGCCATCAGAGCCCCGTGCAGATGGCCGAGCGCCAGCGCGTGGCGCGTGAGACGGCGCTCGCGCTCGTGTCGGAGCGCTTGCCCTTGCCCGCGCGCACGGCGGTGCGGCACTTGCTGGCCCTGGTGCAGCGCTTCATGCGGCTTCGGGAGCGCCTGCGCAGCCACGTCACGGCGGTGTTGGGGCTCTTTCGGCGTGTGGCGCTGGACACCTCGCGGCGCATCGAGGGTGTGGAGCCTGCGGCCGGCACCGACGCGGCGTTCTATCTCACCCTCGACGAGATCGACGCCTTCCTGCGCGACGGCAGCGAGAGCCTGGCCGTGCGCGTGCAGCGCCGTCGCAGGCGCGTGGAGCGTGACCGCGCGCTGCCCGACCCACCCGACACGTTCGTGGGCTACCCCCCGCCCGTCAGCATCGAGGCGCCGGACACGGACACGCTGGTGGGGCTGTCAGCCTGCGCGGGCGACGTCACGGGCACGGTGCGCGTGCTCGAGTCCCCGGCGGACGCCGCCCACTTCCAGGCGGGCGAGATCCTGGTGAGCGCGTGCGCCGACGTGGGCTGGTCGCCGTTGTTCCTGGTGGCCTCGGCGGTCGTCACGGACCTGGGCGGGCCGCTCTCGCACGCGGCCATCGTGCTGCGCGAGTACGGCGTGCCCTCGGTGGTGAACGTCAAGAGCGGTACTCGCCTGCTGCGCACGGGTGACAAGGTGCGCGTGGAGGGTGGGGCAGGGCGCGTGCACATCCTCTCGCGGGTGCCGCGCGGCTGACATGAGCGCCGTCTCGCAGTGGGTGAACGGCGTGGGCGTGGTGCATCGCGACGCCGCGCTGCTCATCCTGGCGAAGCCCAGCGGCCTGCCCACCACTACACCCGACGACGCGGACTGCCTGGTGAAGCGCGCACAGCTGCTGGACCCGGAGGCACAGCGACTGCACGCCACCTCTCGGCTGGACGCCGAGGTCAGCGGGCTGGTCACGTTCGCGCGCACGCCGGCGGCGGCCGAGGCGCTGCGCCAGGCACGTGCCGACGGGCGCTATGGGCGTCGCTACATCGCGCTCACGCTCACGCCACCCAAGGCCAGCGAGGGCGCCTGGGACAGCGCCATCTCCATCGACCCGCGCGACCGCCGCAAGCGCGTGGCTGGGCAAGGTGAGCAGGAGAAGGCCGCCCGCTCGCGCTTCCTGGTGGCAGAGCGCATGCCCCTCGGCGCGCTCCTGCACCTGTTCCCCGAGACGGGCCGCACGCACCAGCTGCGGGTGCACGCGCTCGCCGCCGGGGCGCCGCTCTTCGGCGACAAGGTCTACGGCGGCCCCACGCGCGCCACGGCGCCCGATGGTCGTGTCGTCACGGCCCGGCGCACCATGCTGCACTGCGCCGCGCTGCGCCTGCCCAACGTGGCGAGCGGCACCGGCGAGATCGAGCTCACGCTAGACCCGCCGGCCGACTGGCTGAGCGCGTATCGAGGCCTTGGTGGCACAGCGCTCCCCTGAGCGGCCGTGAGCTGCCTCAGGTGGCGTCGAGCGCCGCGTTGACCTCGCGCTCGATGGCCTCGGCGCAGATGTCTTCGATGGACTCGGCCGAGCTGCCCATGCGCTCGCAGTTGCGCTGATACACGAACAGGCGCCCCACCTTGCCGTCGTGTACGTCGTCGGCCAGCGCGCACAGGCGTGGGTCCACGCCCTCGGCGATGACCTCGCGGCCGGGTAGGTTGGCCACCACCACGAGGGCGCCCTCCAGAGCGGCCGACACCCGCTCGGTGAGCTTCTTCATGGCGCCCCGCAGGCGGCGCTCGAAGATGGGCCGCGTGGTGCTCCACGGCGGCGGCGGCGTGGACCCGTCCAGGTCACGCGACTGCAGGAACGCCACCGTGGCGCCCGCGCGGTCTTCCTTCGCGTCCAGCCACAGGCCCAGGTAGTAGAACACCTCGGGGTTGATCTGGTTGTCGCGCGCGGCGGCCTGGATGCGCCCTCCAGCGGCGTCCAGGTCACCCACCTCGAAGTACGCGCGGCCGATCAGGAACTCGAGCTCGGGGTTCTCGAAGGGCCCTTCGGGCAGCTTCTTCAGCGCCTTGATGGCGCGCTCGTGGTCGCCGCCCTGCAGCAGCGCCTCCACCTTGAGCAGCACCGCGTCGGCCGCCGCGTCGGGGGACTCGGCGTGCTCGATGGCCAGGTCGATCAACCGGCAGGCCTCGTCGATCTGGTGGAGCGGGTGCATGAGCAGCTCCGCGGCGTTGAGCAGCGCCTCGGTGAAGAACTCGTCCAGCGCGATGGCCTTCTTGTAGTGCCGCAGGGCCGCTTCCACGTCGCCCTGGGCGGCGCGCACGTAGCCCAGCAGGTTGTGGGCCTCGGGCACCTCGGCCACCTCGAGGCAAGCCAGCGCAGCGGCCAGCGCCCCCTCGAGGTCACCCTCCGCCACTCGCTCCCAGCCTGCATCCAGCTGGTCTGCGACGGGATCGTCCGGCATGTCGTCGTCGTAGTGCATGGTGTCCACCGCGGGGCGGTCGAGCCCCGAGGGACGCCCAAGGTGGGTCTGCCTTGCCTCTCGGTCAAGCAGGCCCCCGAGGTGGGCGCCGCATGGAACCGCCAGCGCTACTGACCGCTCAGGAACAGGCCGATGAGACCGTCCGTGCGAGTGGCCGCGTCGGGGGCGTCGAGCGGCGCCGTCTCACCCGGGCCAGCGGCGCGGATGCGGACGCTCTCGGCGTCCAGGTGGCTGAGGTCCCAGCGACCCGTGTCGTCGTAGGCCACCAGCACGGCAGGCACGGGCCCCACCAGCGTCTCGAGGGTGAGCACGCGTCCGTCCGAGAGGCGATGCACGCGCGTGGACGAGCCCACCGTCATGACGGCCAGCGTGCCGTCTTCGGAGATGGCGTCTGGGCGGCCCTCACAGGGCGCGAAGTCCACCTGCTCTCCGGTGCGGGCGTCTACGCGCACCGCGCGCGCGCCCTCGCACGTGAGCACGTAGGTGCCCGCGAAGTTGGTGCTCACGTCGTCCTGCCACACCGGCATGCGGTGCTGCACAGCGCCATCCAGCGACGTGACCACGGCGGTGGCATCCTCGCGCGCCACGATGCGCAGCCCGTCGGGCGTCACGCGCACGAGCGCCAGCATGCCGGGGGCGGTCCAGGTCTCGCGCTCGCGCAGCGCCACCGTGTCGACCACGTGCACCACGCGGTCCGTGGTCTGCACCACCAGCAACCGGTCGTCGTTCGAGGTGGCCGAGCTGGACACGCTCTCGAACACCAGACGCTGGCGCCCACGCGCGTCGTAGAGCGTCAGCGTGTTCTCGCCGCTGATCCCGAACGCCCCCGCCGCGAACATGCGCAGCCCGAAGTAGCCGTCGGGGCGGGTGCCCTGCGCGCGCAGGCGCCCGGTGCGAGTGTCGTAGACTTCCCACCAGGTCTCGCGCTGCGAGCCGTCGCGCGTGGCGTCCAGAAACCCGAGCGCCGCGCCGTCGGACGCCAGTTGCCCGGCCTGCAGGCATCCGTCCTCGCCCCCGCAGCTCACGCGCGACGTACGGGCGAAGGCGATGCGAACCGCACGGTCATTGCCCTCGCGCAGCACGCTCACGTGTCCGTCCTCGCGGCTGGCGGTCACGCGCCCATCCCGCGTGGACAGGTGGCCTTCGCGCACGGTCACGTCGCGGTCGAAGAGACAGCCTCCATAGTTGCTGAGCTGAACGATCTGGCCGTCTCCCGCGCGCTGCGGTGGGTTCTCGTTGCCGCAGCCCAGCGTGCGCATGCCGTCGGCCCCGAAGCGCGACACGCCGTTGCGCGACCGCGTGAACAGCGTGCGGCCATCCACGCTGAAGTCCGCCCCCCAGATGCTGACCTGCGAGCCATCTTGCACGAACCGGGTGTGAGGTTCCGTCTCACCCACGCGCGTGATGCTGGGCACGTCGCTCACGTGGAACTGCCAAGTGCCGTTGGGCGAGTGGAGCAGGGCGGTCACGCCATAGTCGCGCGGCGCCGTGTCGGGCAGCGGCTGCGACGCGCCGGCAGCGTCGAAGAACAGGGCGTCGCCGTTCTGCGTGAGGACGAAGAAGCCGCCGTCCCCGGGCAGCACGGCGCTGACGGAGGCGTAGTCGTCTGGGCCGAGGCCAGCGTCCGACAGCAGCACCCGTGCGTTGACCCGCCCGGACTCCGACTCCAGCACCACGATCTCGTCGCTGCTGCTGGCCACCAGCCAACGACCGTCGGCGCTGTAGTCGAGGCGGACGCGGGCGCCGCTCAGCGGGGCATCGGCGCGCACGCGTGCCGTCAGCGAGTCCAGCAGCTCCACGCGGCCGGGACGACCCAGCGCGAGCTGACCGCCGTGAGGGCGGAAGGCCACCCGGTACCCGTCGTTGTCCGCGTCGCCGCTGGGAACCTGGCCCTCTCCTCGAGGAGGCTCTCATGGCGCACCACGCTCAGATCGGCAGCGTTCAGGTACGTGAACGTGGTGCCGAGGTCCGTGATCAGCGCGAGGCGTGCGCCGCTGGGCGAGTAGCTCGTGACGGTGGCGTCCGGCTCGTCCAGGTGGGTGGGGAGGGTGGCCCGCAGCTCTCGACCATCATCGAGACGGGTGGTCACCACCGCGAGACCGTCCGCGCTCGGCATGGCGCGCGCCACCTGGTCTCCACTCGGGTGGAGCGCCACCAGCGTGTAGACCTGCCAGCCCTCGAGGGCCGGCACCGTGCGCAGCGTGTCGGAGTGCAGGTCCCACAGCACGGGCGCGCGGTCGGGGCTCACGGTCATCACGCGCGAGCCACTGCGGTCCACTTGGAGCTGCGGATACGTTCCGTCGTACCAAGGACGCGCATAGCCACGCAGCGCGCCACTCTCCACGTCGTAGGCCACCAGCTCGCCGTGCGTGCTGATGGCGAACAGCCGCTTGCTATCCGGCGAGAAGACGGCGCTCACCAGCTGCCGGCGGATGGCCGTGCGCGCTACGGGCCGCACGGGCGACAGCGGACCGCCCTCGCGCACGATGGGCGGCGCGAGGTCGTCCGTGTTCAGCAGGTTGCGCGCCGCCGGCGGCAACTCCACCGGCGTGGTCACCACCGGCGTGGACCCCCCACAGCCGAGCGACAGCGCCGCCAGGAAGAGGGCGGCCCCACCGCCCCGCGTCGAGAGCTTCGTGGAACAACCCTTTTCAGGAGCGCGCATGGGAGACCTCAGGGAATGTCGAAGGTGGCGAAGGTGGCGCGCTGATCGGCCGCCAGCATGAGCTGGTAGGTGCCGAGGATGCTGCCGCCCACCGAGATGCTGACCACGCCAGTGGTGGGACCCGCGTTGGAGCTGCACTGGTCGCCGGCCCAGTAGTGGACCTCCACCGTGTAGCGCCCGCTCGGGGGCTGCACGCCGCCCCAGTACACGTTCTCGATGCGGTTGTTGGCCTGCGAGGTGTTGCAGTTGCCACGCGCATCCTGGTCCAGCACGCCGCCGCTCGGGGCCTGCGGCTGGCTGTAGAAGATGCGAGAGCCCTGTGGGTCGTACACGTAGAGGTCGAGGTCCGCGCCCGTGTTCCAGGCCAACGTGATCTGCACGTCGCCCGAGGAGTAGCCGCAGCCCTCGTCGATCTGACCATTGCAGTTGTCGTCGAGGCCGTTGCAGATCTCCTGGGCGCCCTGCACGCAGCTGGACTCCAGCACGACGACGCCGCTGGGCGTCTGGGTCTGGGTCTGCTGGGTCTGCACGGTGACCCCGGGGCCGGTGGTGCGCGCGGTGGTGCGAACGTAGCAGCCACCCGTGGTGAGGAACGCCAGCGCCATCAGGATGGTGGTGGTGGACTGAAAGGCAAAGCGATAGGTGTTCATACGGGCTCCTGGATGCGGGAGGGCGTCAGCGCTCTCGTACGCCAAAACGAACCGCCACCTTCCCCCACATCGGGGTCATTTGTCGAGGGGCAGCAGTGACGTTGGAATGGCCAACCTCGCGAAGGGCACAGCCAGGTCTTCGGGCAGCGGCGCGGTGACCCGGGTCATCTCCCCGGAGCGTGGGTGCGGGAACGTCAGCCAGGCCGCGTGCAGGGCCATGCGTTCGATGCCGCAGTCCTCGTGGCAGCGCGCGTTGAAGCGTCCGCGGCCGTACTGCATGTCGTACACGATGGGGTGCCGCAGGTGCTTCCAGTGCCGCCGAATCTGGTGTAGCCGGCCGGTCAGCGGGCGCACCTCCACGAGTGCGTAGTGAGCCAGCTGGTGCACCACGCGGTACTCGGTCTGCGCCGGCACGCGCTCGCCCTCTTCGCCGCGCGGAATGGCGTAGTCGATCAACCCCTCGGCGGGCTCCGGCCGGCCGCGCACCAGCGCCAGGTAGCGCTTGTCCACGCTGCCCGCTTCGAACGCGCTGTTGAGCGTGCGCAGGGCCTCGGGATGCAGCGCGAAGAGCAGCGCTCCGCTGGTGCCGCGGTCCAGGCGGTGCGCGGGGAACACCTCCCGGTCCAGCTGGTTGCGCACCAGCGACATCATGACCACGCGGTCCTGTGCCCAACCGCGGTGCACGATCAGCCCCGCCGGCTTGTTGACCACCACCACGTCTTCGTCCTGGAAGAGGATGGCGATCTCGGGGCGGGGCGCGGGCGGCGGCGGGGCGCTCATGGCGCTGGCATGCGCTGGCCGGCGCACGCTGTCGAGCGGTGCACGGGCCGTGCTGACACGCGCGGAGTACACTCGCCCCCGGATGAGCACGTTGGCTGAGAACGAAGCGTTCGTGATCGACGTCGCGCGGGCGCTGCACGTCTATGGCCAGCCCGCGCACCGCGTGGAGGCGCTGCTGGCGGCGCTGAGCGCGCGCCTTGGCACGCAGGGGCAGTACTTCTGCACGCCCACGGCGGTGTTCATCGCCTTCGGAACGCCGCCAGCGCAGCGCACGTTCCTGGTGCGCAGCGAGGCCGGCGAGCAGGACCTGTCCAAGCTGGCAGACCTGGACGCGCTGGTGAACGCCGTGGCGCGGGGCGAGCTGGACGCCCACGCGGGCTCCGAGCGGCTGCGCGCCATCGTGGGTCGCAAGCCGCGCGTGCACCCGCTGTTGCGGCTGGCCGTGCACCCACTGGTGGCGGCGCCCGCGGCGCTGTTGCTCGGTGGCGGTCCGCTCGAGGCCGTGGTGGCGGGGGGCATCGGCTTCCTGGTGGGCATGCTCGAGCGCGTGGCCGAGCGGGCGGAGCCCGTGGCGCGGCTGTTCCTGCTGTTGGGCAGCGTGGTGGCCTCCGTGACCGCGGCGGCGGCGGGTGTCTTCTTGCCCGAGCTCGCCGTGCAGCTGGCCACCGTGGCGGGCATCTACATGCTGGTGCCGGGACTCTCGCTGACCACGGCCATGAACGAGATCGCCACGGGCCACCTGGTGTCCGGCACCGCGCGCTTTGCCGGCGCGCTGGTGTCGTTCCTGTCCATCGCCGTGGGCGTGGCGCTCGGCGGCGCGCTCATCGCCAGCCTGTACCCCGAGGCCCCTCCGCCGCTGGCCACGCCCGTGCGCGCGGCCTTCTGGCCCTTCGTGGGCCTGTTGGTGGCGCTGCCCGCCGTCATGGTGCTGCTGCGTTCGCAGGTGCGTGATGCCCTGCCCACCCTCCTCGTCGCCACCTCGGCGTTCTCGGCCGGACAGCTGGCCGCCCCCCTGTTCGGAGGCGCGCTCGGCCCTCCGCTGGCGGCCACCGTCGCCGCGTTGGTGTTGGGCCTCGGCAGCAACGCGTTCGCGCGCATCACCGACCGCCCCGCCGCGCTGGTCATGGTCCCGGGCATCCTGCTGTTGGTCCCGGGCAGCATGGGCTTCCGCAGCGTGGCGTCGTTCCTGCGCCGCGACGTGATCGCCGCCGTGGACACCGCGTTCGCCGTGGGCCTGGTGGCGGTGTCGCTGGTGGCGGGGCTGCTGCTCGCCAACCTCATCCTGCCGCCACGCAAGGCGCTCTAGCCACATGGAACACTTCGACGTCGACATCGCCATCATCGGCTCTGGCTTCGGTGGCAGCGTGAGCGCGCTCCGGCTCGCCGAGAAGGGCTGGAGCGTGGCCGTGCTCGAGCAGGGGCGGGAGCTCCGCGACGAGGACATCGCCGCGGCGGGCGCCGACCCCAAGAAGCTGGCCTGGGCCCCTGCGCTCGGCCTCAAGGGCTTCTTCGCGCAGGACGTGTTCGAGCACGTGGGCATCGTGCGCGGGGTGGGCGTGGGCGGTGGCTCGCTGGTGTACGCGGCCGTGCTGCTCGAGCCCAAGCGCGCGTTCTACGAGGACCCGGCCTGGCGCGACCTGTCCGCCGACTGGGAGCAGGAACTCCGGCCGCACTACGCCGCCGCGAGGCGCATGCTGGGCGTGGTGCCCAACCCCTATCACGGGGTGCAGGACGACTGGCTGCGCGGCGCGGCCGAGCGCATGGGCGTGGCAGACACGTTCGACACCGTCCCGCAGGGCATCTTCTTCGGTGACCCCACGCGCAGCACGCCGGACCCATTCTTCGACGGGGAGGGTCCCGCGCGCACCGGCTGCAGTCAGTGCGGTCGCTGCATCACCGGCTGCGCGTACGGCGCCAAGAACACGCTCGACCGCAACTATCTCTTCTTCGCGCGTAGGCTCGGGGCAGAGGTGCTCCCCGAGCGGCAGGTGACCCACGTGGAGCCGCTCCGGGGCGGTGGCTACCTCGTCCATCAGCGCCACCCGTGGGAGCGCGGCCGGCGCTATGCACCGTTGCGCGCACGCAAGGTGGTGCTCGCGGCGGGGAGCCTCGGCACGCAGGAGATCCTGTTCGCGTCGCGAGAGCGCTACGGCTCGCTGCCCCGGCTCCCGCGCTCGCTCGGGCAGCACGTGCGCACCAACAGCGAGGCCATCGTGGGCATCCTCGCGAACGACGAGCGCGTGGACGTCACGAAGGGGGCCACCATCTCGAGCCACTTCTACCCGGATGCGCACACGCACGTCACACAGAACCGCTTCCCCGAGAGCTACGGCTTCATGCGCTGGTACATGGGCCCGCTGGTGGATGGCGAGAGGCCGCTCCCGCGGGCGCTGCGCACCCTCCGTCAGCTGGTCACGCACCCGCTCACGAGCACGCGCTCGTTCCGTGGGCGCGACTGGCACAAGCGCATCTCCGTGCTGACCGTCATGCAGCACGCCGACAACGAGATCAGCTTCTCCTACGGCCGCACCGCGCTCCGAGGGTTCCGCCATGGGTTGGTCTCGCGCATCAGCAAGGGCCAGCGCTCGCCCTCGTTCCTTCCGCAGGCCAACGCCGCCGCGCGCGCTTTCGCCGAGGCCAGCGACGGAACGCCGCTGAACACGCTCATGGAGAGCGTGGGCAACCTCTCGGTCACCGCTCACATCCTGGGTGGTGCGGTGATGGCGGCTGGGCCGGAGCACGGCGTCATCGACGTGAACCACGAGGTGTTCGGCTACCCCGGGCTCTACGTCATGGACGCGGCCGCCATCCCGGCGAACCTGGGCGTGAACCCCAGCCTCACCATCGCCGCGCTGGCCGAGCGCTTCGGCGCGCGCTTCCCGGCCAAGGCGCGCTGACCGGCACGGCGCAGAAGTCACGGGCGCGAACGCCGGACCTTGAAGCAGCATGGGGTTCCTCCACACTGCCTCCATGAATCTCTGGACGTTCGACACCCCCGCTGGTCCCGCCACCCTCCGACTCGCCCGCGTGGAGGACGTCCCCACCCTCATCGCGCTCAACAAGCGCTGCTTCCCTTCCATGGCCGAACACAACGTGGTCTGGAACAAGGGGCAGCTGACCAATCACATCCGCCTCTTCCCCGAGGGGCAGATCGTGGTGGAGCGCGATGGGGTGCTCCTCGGGGCGTGCGCGAGTCTGATCGTGCGCATGGGCACGGACGACTACCGTCCGCACACCTATTCCGGCATCACGGACGGCGGGTACTTCCACAGCCACGACCCGGAGGGCGACACGCTGTACGGCGCGGACGTGTACGTGGACCCGGACGCGCGCGGCACGGGCGCTGGGCATCAGCTCTACGAGGCGCGTCGGCGTCTCTGCCGCCAGCGCAACCTGCGGCGCATCGTCGCGGGTGGACGCCTCCACGGCTACCTGGAGCACGCGGCGGAGATGACGCCGGCCCAGTACATCCGAGCGGTGGAGACCGGGGAGATCCGAGACCTGGTGCTGAGCTTCCAGCTGCGCGAGGGGTTCATCGTGCGCGGGCTGCTGCGCAACTACATCATCGACCCCAACAGCAAGAACCACGCGACGTTCATCGAGTGGACCAACCCGGACTACGAGGCGCAGGACGAGAGCAAGCTTCGCAAGGTGCGGGTGGCTGCGGTCCAGTACCAGGTCCGCAAGGTTGCGTCGTTCGAGGAGTTCGCGGAGCAGATCACCTACTTCGTGACCACTGCCGCGGAGTACCGCGCCGACTTCGTAGTGTTCCCCGAGTTCACCAGCATGCAGCTGCTGTCGATGGCCTCGCTCAAGAACCTGCCCGCGCAGGATGGCATCGCGCGCCTGTGCGACCTCGAAGAGGAGGTCATGGGGCTGTTCAAGGGGCTGGCAAAGCGCTTCGGGCTGCACATCATCGCGGGCACGCACCCCGTGCGGCGCGAGGGCACCATCTACAACGTGGCGCCCATCGTGTTCCCCGACGGCTACGTGGTGTTCCAGCCGAAGCTGCACATCACCCCGGCCGAGAGGCGCTTCTGGGGAATCGACGGAGGCAGTGAGCTGCGCGTGATCTCCACCCCCAAGGCCAAGATCGGGGTGCTGATCTGCTACGACTCCGAGTTCCCCGAGGCGGCGCGCTACCTGGCGGACGCCGGCGTGGAGATCCTCTTCGTGCCCTACTGCACCGACGACCGGCAAGGCCACGCGCGGGTGCGGTACTGCTCGCACGCGCGCGCCATCGAGAACCAGATCTACGTGGTGACGGCGGGCATGGTGGGCAACCTGCCCAGCGTGCCGGCCATGGACATCCACTACGGTCAGGCGGCCATCTTCACGCCCAGCGACTTCGAGTTCTCGCGCGACGGGATCCACGCCGAGGCGGACAGCAACGTGGAGACCATGCTGGTGGCCGACCTGGACATCCACGACCTCTACCGCTCGCGCTCGAGCGGCAGCGTGCGCCCGCGCTTGGACCGGCGCCTGGACCTCTTCGAGTTCCACGCGCACCTGCGCAACGACCTCGAGATCCTCAATCCCGAGGAGGCCGAGCCCATTGGGCCAACCCCTGAAGACGACGACGAGTAGGGCGCCGGGGGGTCGCGCCGTGGCGTGGGGGCGGGCCCGGGGCGCGCGCGTGCGGAGGGGCGTGGGTGGCCGCGGGGGGTCGGGCGGCGGGGGCGCGCGCGCGGGTGGGGCGGCGGTCGCGCCGCCGGGGCGGCGTGCCTCCGGCGCGTGCTCCTCGCGGGCGCGCCGGGGGCTGCGCGGGGGGGGGTGGAGCGGGCGGCTGCGGGGCCGAGGGCGTGGTGCGGCGCAGGGTGGGGGCGTGGTCCCCGTGGGGCGACGTGGGGGGGGCGGCGGGGGCGGGGGGCTGGTGGCGGTGCGCTGGGGCCGGGGCGCGGCCTGCGGCCCGGCGTCCAGCGGCGGGCCGCCGGGTCCCGGGTGCTGCTGCTGTGGCCTCCGGGTCGGCCTCGCGGGGTGCCGTGCTGGGCCGCTCGGGCGGGCTCTGGCCTCACGTGCCGCGCGCAGCCGTGGTTGGGCCCCGGGGCGCGGTGTCTGTCGCTGTTCACGGCGGCGGCCTCTCTGCGCGGGGCTGCGGCTCGCTCCGGTCCCGGGGCGTGGCGCTCTGCGCCGGTTCGGTGGGGCGCTGGCTGGGGCGGTGCTGGCGTCCGCGGTGGCCGTGGCGCGCAGGCAAGGGCACGGTGGCCGGGCGGGCCGGGCCGGGCGGGTCTTCGGATCCTGGCCGGGGTCCGGGGCGGCGTGGGTTGGCCGTGGGCGCCGGCGGC
Above is a genomic segment from Sandaracinaceae bacterium containing:
- a CDS encoding RNA pseudouridine synthase, with the protein product MSAVSQWVNGVGVVHRDAALLILAKPSGLPTTTPDDADCLVKRAQLLDPEAQRLHATSRLDAEVSGLVTFARTPAAAEALRQARADGRYGRRYIALTLTPPKASEGAWDSAISIDPRDRRKRVAGQGEQEKAARSRFLVAERMPLGALLHLFPETGRTHQLRVHALAAGAPLFGDKVYGGPTRATAPDGRVVTARRTMLHCAALRLPNVASGTGEIELTLDPPADWLSAYRGLGGTALP
- a CDS encoding tetratricopeptide repeat protein; amino-acid sequence: MHYDDDMPDDPVADQLDAGWERVAEGDLEGALAAALACLEVAEVPEAHNLLGYVRAAQGDVEAALRHYKKAIALDEFFTEALLNAAELLMHPLHQIDEACRLIDLAIEHAESPDAAADAVLLKVEALLQGGDHERAIKALKKLPEGPFENPELEFLIGRAYFEVGDLDAAGGRIQAAARDNQINPEVFYYLGLWLDAKEDRAGATVAFLQSRDLDGSTPPPPWSTTRPIFERRLRGAMKKLTERVSAALEGALVVVANLPGREVIAEGVDPRLCALADDVHDGKVGRLFVYQRNCERMGSSAESIEDICAEAIEREVNAALDAT
- a CDS encoding WD40 repeat domain-containing protein, whose protein sequence is MRAPEKGCSTKLSTRGGGAALFLAALSLGCGGSTPVVTTPVELPPAARNLLNTDDLAPPIVREGGPLSPVRPVARTAIRRQLVSAVFSPDSKRLFAISTHGELVAYDVESGALRGYARPWYDGTYPQLQVDRSGSRVMTVSPDRAPVLWDLHSDTLRTVPALEGWQVYTLVALHPSGDQVARAMPSADGLAVVTTRLDDGRELRATLPTHLDEPDATVTSYSPSGARLALITDLGTTFTYLNAADLSVVRHESLLEERARFPAATRTTTGTGWPSALTAVSSRWVVPAAWSCWTR
- a CDS encoding DUF2135 domain-containing protein, with product MNTYRFAFQSTTTILMALAFLTTGGCYVRTTARTTGPGVTVQTQQTQTQTPSGVVVLESSCVQGAQEICNGLDDNCNGQIDEGCGYSSGDVQITLAWNTGADLDLYVYDPQGSRIFYSQPQAPSGGVLDQDARGNCNTSQANNRIENVYWGGVQPPSGRYTVEVHYWAGDQCSSNAGPTTGVVSISVGGSILGTYQLMLAADQRATFATFDIP
- a CDS encoding pseudouridylate synthase → MSAPPPPAPRPEIAILFQDEDVVVVNKPAGLIVHRGWAQDRVVMMSLVRNQLDREVFPAHRLDRGTSGALLFALHPEALRTLNSAFEAGSVDKRYLALVRGRPEPAEGLIDYAIPRGEEGERVPAQTEYRVVHQLAHYALVEVRPLTGRLHQIRRHWKHLRHPIVYDMQYGRGRFNARCHEDCGIERMALHAAWLTFPHPRSGEMTRVTAPLPEDLAVPFARLAIPTSLLPLDK
- a CDS encoding threonine/serine exporter family protein, giving the protein MSTLAENEAFVIDVARALHVYGQPAHRVEALLAALSARLGTQGQYFCTPTAVFIAFGTPPAQRTFLVRSEAGEQDLSKLADLDALVNAVARGELDAHAGSERLRAIVGRKPRVHPLLRLAVHPLVAAPAALLLGGGPLEAVVAGGIGFLVGMLERVAERAEPVARLFLLLGSVVASVTAAAAGVFLPELAVQLATVAGIYMLVPGLSLTTAMNEIATGHLVSGTARFAGALVSFLSIAVGVALGGALIASLYPEAPPPLATPVRAAFWPFVGLLVALPAVMVLLRSQVRDALPTLLVATSAFSAGQLAAPLFGGALGPPLAATVAALVLGLGSNAFARITDRPAALVMVPGILLLVPGSMGFRSVASFLRRDVIAAVDTAFAVGLVAVSLVAGLLLANLILPPRKAL
- a CDS encoding GMC family oxidoreductase gives rise to the protein MEHFDVDIAIIGSGFGGSVSALRLAEKGWSVAVLEQGRELRDEDIAAAGADPKKLAWAPALGLKGFFAQDVFEHVGIVRGVGVGGGSLVYAAVLLEPKRAFYEDPAWRDLSADWEQELRPHYAAARRMLGVVPNPYHGVQDDWLRGAAERMGVADTFDTVPQGIFFGDPTRSTPDPFFDGEGPARTGCSQCGRCITGCAYGAKNTLDRNYLFFARRLGAEVLPERQVTHVEPLRGGGYLVHQRHPWERGRRYAPLRARKVVLAAGSLGTQEILFASRERYGSLPRLPRSLGQHVRTNSEAIVGILANDERVDVTKGATISSHFYPDAHTHVTQNRFPESYGFMRWYMGPLVDGERPLPRALRTLRQLVTHPLTSTRSFRGRDWHKRISVLTVMQHADNEISFSYGRTALRGFRHGLVSRISKGQRSPSFLPQANAAARAFAEASDGTPLNTLMESVGNLSVTAHILGGAVMAAGPEHGVIDVNHEVFGYPGLYVMDAAAIPANLGVNPSLTIAALAERFGARFPAKAR
- a CDS encoding GNAT family N-acetyltransferase; the protein is MNLWTFDTPAGPATLRLARVEDVPTLIALNKRCFPSMAEHNVVWNKGQLTNHIRLFPEGQIVVERDGVLLGACASLIVRMGTDDYRPHTYSGITDGGYFHSHDPEGDTLYGADVYVDPDARGTGAGHQLYEARRRLCRQRNLRRIVAGGRLHGYLEHAAEMTPAQYIRAVETGEIRDLVLSFQLREGFIVRGLLRNYIIDPNSKNHATFIEWTNPDYEAQDESKLRKVRVAAVQYQVRKVASFEEFAEQITYFVTTAAEYRADFVVFPEFTSMQLLSMASLKNLPAQDGIARLCDLEEEVMGLFKGLAKRFGLHIIAGTHPVRREGTIYNVAPIVFPDGYVVFQPKLHITPAERRFWGIDGGSELRVISTPKAKIGVLICYDSEFPEAARYLADAGVEILFVPYCTDDRQGHARVRYCSHARAIENQIYVVTAGMVGNLPSVPAMDIHYGQAAIFTPSDFEFSRDGIHAEADSNVETMLVADLDIHDLYRSRSSGSVRPRLDRRLDLFEFHAHLRNDLEILNPEEAEPIGPTPEDDDE